A window of Ignavibacteriales bacterium contains these coding sequences:
- the rnr gene encoding ribonuclease R: protein MKKEIKAFFKNHPSIKLKSKELAKKLNANDEFAYAELRHFLHALTDEGFLQKESKRYQLNKFDTGKLIGTLQIINGGEYGFVLLKDKQIKDIFVAGKNLNTSFNGDLVEAVLIPSRRGKSLEGEIVRVIERKRKEIVGTLHKSKSFYFIAPDDDKIHRDIYVPSDKLSGSKEGEKVVVGDIEWKAPLLNPEGRVIEILGKAGSYDAEIASIAREFGLTYKFPKAVLSEAESFTDIIPQTEINNRLDLRNKIVITIDPEDAKDFDDAVSIEVLPNGNNLIGIHIADVSHFVQRGTALYDEALERGTSVYIVGKVIPMLPEKLSNNICSLVPYKDRLTFSVIVEMTPRCKIVSYEIKKTIINSKRRFSYDEVQEIIESGNGDFKDEITQLNQISKTLREKRMKKGSINFYSPEVNFKLDENGIPIEIKIKEVRESHNLIEELMLLANQIVAEHVKAKENKKAIPFVYRIHDLPDKEKIIEFSRFVKSLGYHFDPNSANKSVQFQLLLEEVKGTEEEAVVNEIAIRSMAKAVYSTKNIGHYGLGFRYYTHFTSPIRRFPDLIVHRLIFSYDHEKLEKNLSLEELEEICDHASAQERNAVNAERLSVKLKQIEYLKSKVGEDFHGVVSGITHFGIFIGLSQTLAEGLIRLRDLNDDYYVFDEKNYSIIGKRTGRKIRLGDKVNVKLIRVDQEKREIDFVLLSD, encoded by the coding sequence ATGAAAAAAGAAATCAAAGCATTTTTTAAGAATCATCCTTCAATAAAGCTCAAGTCGAAAGAACTTGCAAAGAAACTAAATGCAAACGATGAATTCGCTTACGCTGAATTGAGGCATTTTCTTCATGCACTTACAGATGAAGGATTCCTTCAGAAAGAAAGCAAACGTTATCAACTGAATAAGTTCGATACAGGAAAACTGATCGGTACACTTCAGATTATTAACGGCGGCGAATACGGATTTGTTTTGCTTAAAGACAAGCAGATAAAAGACATTTTTGTGGCGGGGAAAAATTTAAATACTTCTTTTAACGGAGATTTAGTTGAAGCTGTTTTAATACCATCACGGCGCGGTAAAAGTTTGGAAGGAGAAATTGTTCGTGTTATTGAAAGAAAGCGGAAGGAAATCGTTGGGACGTTACATAAAAGTAAATCATTTTATTTTATTGCCCCTGATGACGACAAAATCCACCGTGATATATACGTCCCTTCCGATAAACTAAGCGGCTCAAAAGAGGGAGAAAAAGTTGTTGTTGGCGATATTGAATGGAAAGCTCCTCTTCTAAATCCGGAAGGCAGAGTAATTGAAATTTTAGGAAAAGCCGGAAGCTACGATGCTGAGATAGCATCAATTGCACGCGAATTTGGTTTGACTTATAAATTCCCGAAAGCTGTTTTAAGTGAAGCAGAATCATTCACAGATATAATTCCTCAAACCGAAATAAACAATCGTCTCGATCTTCGTAATAAAATAGTTATTACTATTGATCCCGAAGATGCAAAAGATTTTGATGATGCTGTTTCAATTGAAGTTCTTCCTAACGGAAATAATTTAATCGGCATTCATATTGCGGATGTAAGTCACTTTGTTCAACGAGGAACGGCGCTTTATGATGAAGCCTTAGAACGAGGCACAAGCGTTTATATTGTCGGCAAAGTTATTCCTATGCTTCCGGAAAAATTATCTAATAATATCTGTTCATTAGTTCCATACAAGGACCGTCTTACTTTTTCTGTTATAGTTGAAATGACACCGCGCTGTAAAATTGTTTCTTATGAAATTAAAAAAACAATTATAAACAGCAAAAGAAGATTTAGTTATGATGAAGTTCAGGAAATTATCGAGAGTGGTAATGGTGACTTTAAGGATGAGATCACACAATTAAATCAGATATCAAAGACTCTCCGCGAAAAAAGAATGAAGAAAGGAAGCATAAATTTTTATTCTCCCGAAGTTAATTTTAAGTTGGATGAGAACGGAATTCCAATTGAAATAAAGATTAAAGAAGTCCGTGAAAGTCATAATCTTATAGAAGAACTAATGTTATTGGCAAATCAAATAGTTGCAGAACATGTTAAAGCTAAAGAGAACAAAAAGGCGATTCCATTTGTTTATAGGATACATGATTTACCCGATAAAGAAAAAATTATTGAATTTTCAAGATTTGTTAAATCGCTCGGTTATCATTTCGATCCTAATTCAGCAAACAAATCTGTTCAGTTTCAATTGTTGTTGGAAGAAGTAAAAGGGACAGAAGAAGAAGCAGTTGTAAATGAGATAGCGATTCGTTCTATGGCTAAGGCAGTTTATTCAACAAAAAACATTGGACATTATGGACTGGGTTTTAGGTATTACACACATTTCACTTCACCTATACGACGCTTCCCGGATCTTATAGTCCATCGTTTGATATTTAGCTACGACCATGAGAAGCTAGAGAAAAATTTATCACTGGAAGAATTAGAAGAAATTTGTGATCATGCATCTGCGCAAGAAAGAAATGCTGTAAATGCTGAGCGCCTTTCTGTAAAATTGAAACAAATTGAGTATTTGAAAAGTAAAGTAGGTGAAGATTTTCACGGAGTTGTTTCGGGCATTACACACTTTGGAATTTTTATTGGACTAAGCCAAACACTTGCAGAAGGATTGATAAGATTAAGAGATTTGAATGATGACTATTATGTATTTGATGAGAAAAATTATTCAATCATAGGAAAAAGAACTGGAAGAAAAATACGTTTAGGAGACAAAGTGAATGTTAAACTTATCCGTGTAGATCAGGAAAAACGCGAAATTGATTTTGTTTTACTTTCAGACTAA